CAGAAGCAGCAAAAGAGGTGTTGAGAAAAACGGATACTGATCCGGCAGAGGTTGAACTGATTATTTGCGCGACTACTACCCCCGATATGATTTTTCCGGCTACGGCCAATCTCATTGCCGATAAAATAGGAGCAATCAACTCGTTCGGTTACGATTTGCAGGCTGCCTGTTCAGGGTTTTTATACGCGCTAACTACCGCTACGCAATTTATAGAGGCGGGAAAGTATCAAAAAGTATTGGTGGTTGGAGCCGATAAGATGTCGTCGATCATTAACTACGAAGATCGAGCCACCTGCATCATCTTCGGTGACGGAGCTGGAGCGGTGATGCTGGAGGCTACCGAAGAACCTTATGGTGTCATCGATTCTATTCTTCGATCCGACGGGTCGGGTGCCCAGCATTTACACCTGAAAGCCGGAGGAAGTCGCCGCCCCGCTACTATTGAAACGGTTATGGCGAAAGAGCATTTCGTGTACCAAGAGGGAGGGGCAGTGTTTAAATACGCTGTAAAACACATGGCCAATGTAGCAGCAACCATCATGGAACGTAACCAGCTCTCATCAGAGAATGTAGCTTGGCTAGTACCTCATCAAGCTAACAAACGTATTATTGACGCTACTGCTAATCGGATGGGACTAGACCAAGAACGGGTGATGTACACCATCCATAAATACGGTAATACCACCAGTGCTACCATACCGCTCAACCTGTGGGAATATGAGTCGCAACTAAAGCAAGGGGATAACTTAGTGTTGGCTGCCTTTGGCGGCGGATTTACCTGGGGAGCTACTTACCTAAAGTGGGGTTACAATGGAAGCTAAGGTTTATCAAACCTTTTGATTAATTTTTTACTTATTTACTAACACATAACCGATAATCCTATATGGCAACCACCGCAGATTTTCGCAATGGCCTCTGCATTGAGTATAATAATGACCTTTACACCATTGTTGAATTTCAGCACGTGAAGCCCGGAAAAGGTCCCGCTTTTGTGCGGACAAAACTCAAAAGCATCCGTACTGGCAAAGTATTGGAGAATACCTTCAACTCGGGAGTAAAAGTTACTACCGCACGTATTGAACGCCGTCCTCACCAATTTATCTACAAAGATGATATGGGATACCACTTTATGGACAGCAATACCTTTGAGCAGATAGTGATTCAAGAAGAACTAATTGATGCCCCGGAATTTATCTCCGATGGGCAGGAGGTGGATGTAATTGTTCACGACGAGACCGAAACCATACTAGGCTGCGAACTGCCCCCTTTTGTAGAGCTAACCATTACCTACACTGAGCCAGGTGTAAAAGGCGACACCGCTACTAATGCTACTAAGCCTGCCGAATTAGAAACTGGGGCTACTATTCAAGTGCCGCTGTTTATCAACCAAGACGAAAAAATAAAAGTAGATACACGTACTAAATCCTATTCTGAACGGGTAAAATAACCACCATGAAAATCAGTGAAATTCGCAACCTTCTCGACTTTATTGCCAAGGCTGGTTTAGATGAAGTAGAGCTAGAAACCGACGACATTAAGTTAAAAATCAAGAAAAATAGTTCGCCGGAGGTTCACCAAAGTATCATTCATTCTCCGGGCGTTCCTTCCATGCCCAGCGATGCTACCGGATTAGTGGCGATCCCTTCCCAACCAACTTCACCTTCAGCCACTACGCCAAGTTCTACTTCTCCCTCAGAAGAAGAGATAAAAGAATCAACGGGGTCAGAAGACAAGAGCAATTACGTTGCAATTAAGTCTCCCATGATTGGTACTTTCTACAAGTCACCCAATCCTGAGTCGGGTCCTTTTGTGCAGGTAGGAGATAGAATTTCTAAAGGACAGGCGGTCTGTATTATTGAGGCTATGAAGTTATTTAATGAAATTGAAGCCGAACAAGCCGGCACTATCGTAGAGGTGCTAGTAGAAGATTCATCTCCGGTTGAGTTCGATCAGCCACTATTTTTGATTGATCCGGCCTAACAATATTGTGTTTTAGTGTTAGAGTGCGCTAGTGATATTACTGAACTTTGCGCTAAGTAACAAAACATTAGTACACTGTGTAAAAAGTGATTATACATTTATATATTGCCTTCAAAAAGGGAGATGAAAAAGGATCACTTAAGATTATCAGATTCAGACAGAGACTACCTACAAACCCTTTTGTCAAAAGGTAGTCTGAAAGTACGTAAGCAAAAGCGGGCCTTGGCTTTATTGGAACTGGATAAGCATAAGACCTATCAGGAAGTCTCTCAGCTAGTTGAGGTAAGTTACGTAACCCTATCAGGGTGGGCAAAGAAATATAAAGCTGGTGGATTGACTTTTTTAGATGATCAACCGCGTTCAGGTCGTCCGGTAGGGTTGAGTGGTGAGGATCGGGCAAAGATCACCGCTCTTGCCTGTAGTACTCCCCCGGAAGGGTATGCCCGGTGGAGTCTGCGCCTGTTAGCTGATAAGGCGGTCGAGCTAGAGATTGTTGAGGCTATTTCCTTTAAACAGGTGGGCATTCTTTTAAAAAAAATGAGCTACAACCCCACCGGAAAAGACAGTGGTGTATTGGAAGAATAACGGCCGAGTTTATCGCCCGATTGGAAATAATCCTGCGGCTCTATGTACTGCCTTACGATGAGCAATACCCTGTTATCTGTTTTGATGAGCGGCCTTGCTTTTTGATTGGCGATACTGTTGAGGGGTTGGACATGCAAGCAGGACAAGTGGCCAAAGAGAACTATGCTTACAGCAAGCACGGGTCTTGCTGTGTATTGGCCGCTATAGAGCCGTTAACTGGGCAACGATTTGCCCACATTAGAGTCAAGAGAAGGAAACAAGAATTTGCCCTTTTCATGCAAGAACTCGTTCAGCACTATCCAAAAGCAAAGCGCTTACGGATTGTGTTAGATAATTTGAACACCCATGGCTACCATTCATTCTATGAAGTCTTTGATGCAGAAACGGCTGCGTTGCTAACACAAAAAGTTGAATTTATTTTTACGCCTAAAAATGCATCATGGCTGAATATGATAGAAATAGAATTTTCTGTGTTATCCAGGCAATGTTTGAACCGACGCATTCCTTGTATCAAAAAACTGGAAAAACAGGTGTTAACTTTTTTCAAAGAACGTTCTGGAAAGGGTATTAAAATTAATTGGCAATTTACCCAAGAGCAGGCTCGGCAAAAGTTGAATAGAAGATATTCCGAAGTGAATGCTAGTAATACGAAATATAAGTAAATCTTTTACACAGTGTAATTAGTACCCTAACACTAAAACACTTTAACACTCTACTGCATGTTTAAAAAAATTCTTATTGCCAACCGAGGTGAAATTGCACTACGGGTTATTCGCAGTTGTCGCGAAATGGGTATTAGCACGGTAGCAGTATATTCTACTGCTGATAAAGATAGCTTGCACGTACGCTTTGCCGACGAGGCTGTTTGCATTGGTCCCCCTGCTAGTGGTTCTTCTTACCTAAGTATCCCTAATCTTATTGCTGCGGCTGAAATAACCAATGCCGACGCCATTCACCCGGGCTACGGTTTTCTATCGGAGAATGCAGAGTTCTCTCGAGTATGCGAGGAGTACGGCATCAAATTTATTGGTGCTTCTCCCAAAATGATTGGTAAGATGGGAGACAAAGCTACCGCTAAAGCCACCATGCAAGAAGCTGGGGTACCTACCGTCCCTGGTTCAGACGGATTGCTGGACAGTATTGAGCAAGGACTCAAGATTGCCGATGAAATTGGCTATCCGGTTATATTGAAAGCTACCGCGGGTGGTGGAGGAAAAGGAATGCGGATTGTTCAGGGTAAGAGTGGATTTAAAAAGGCGTGGGATGATGCCCGCCGTGAATCGGGCGCCTCGTTCGGTAACGATGCACTCTATCTAGAGAAATTTGTAGAAGAACCTCGCCACATTGAGATTCAGATTGTGGGCGATCAGCGAGGTAGAGCCTGTCACCTTTCGGAGCGAGATTGTTCTATTCAGCGTCGTCATCAGAAGCTACTGGAGGAAACCCCTTCGCCTTTCATGACCGATGAGCTACGACAGAAAATGGGACAAGCGGCCATTAAAGGAGCGGAAGCTATCGGCTACGAAGGGGCCGGAACCATTGAATTTCTGGTAGACAAGCACCGGAACTTCTACTTTATGGAGATGAATACCCGTATTCAAGTAGAGCATCCTATTACGGAAGAGGTAACTAGCTTTGATCTAATTAAGGAGCAAATTAAGGTGGCGGCGGGTATCGAGCTTTCGGGTAAGAATTATTACCCCATGCTACACGCCATTGAATGCCGAATTAATGCTGAAGACCCAGCAAATGGTTTTCGGCCTAGCCCCGGTAGAATTACCAACCTACACATGCCCGGTGGACACGGAGTGCGGATCGATAGCCATATTTACGCCGGCTACAGCATCCCTCCCAATTACGATTCTATGATCGCCAAGGTGATTGTTAGCGGTCAGACCCGCTTAGAGGCCATTACCCGCATGAAGCGAGCGTTGAGTGAATTTGTGATTGAAGGCATTAAAACCACCATTCCGTTCCACATAAAACTGATGGATGACCCTCAGTTTCAGGAAGGCAACTTCACGACTGCCTTTATGAATACTTTTGATTTATCGGACATAAAGGAGTACGAGATAATTTAATGAGTAATGATTAATGGGACGATTCGTCATTACTCATCAATCATTAATCATTAAACATAACCCAGGTAGGCTAGTCGCTGGTAAATTTCCAGGCAAACCCAGGCATCGGTGGCAGCGTAGCGCAGTTGGGGTTCAGTCAGTTGGGGGTTCTCCCAATTAGAGGTCTGTTGCGCTTTAGAAACCCGAAATCCTAAGAAAATGCCCGTTAGTTTTCGCACTCCGGCGTGATTGACATCCAATCGCTTGGCAGCATCATTAAGATCAAGTACGT
This region of Tunicatimonas pelagia genomic DNA includes:
- the accC gene encoding acetyl-CoA carboxylase biotin carboxylase subunit produces the protein MFKKILIANRGEIALRVIRSCREMGISTVAVYSTADKDSLHVRFADEAVCIGPPASGSSYLSIPNLIAAAEITNADAIHPGYGFLSENAEFSRVCEEYGIKFIGASPKMIGKMGDKATAKATMQEAGVPTVPGSDGLLDSIEQGLKIADEIGYPVILKATAGGGGKGMRIVQGKSGFKKAWDDARRESGASFGNDALYLEKFVEEPRHIEIQIVGDQRGRACHLSERDCSIQRRHQKLLEETPSPFMTDELRQKMGQAAIKGAEAIGYEGAGTIEFLVDKHRNFYFMEMNTRIQVEHPITEEVTSFDLIKEQIKVAAGIELSGKNYYPMLHAIECRINAEDPANGFRPSPGRITNLHMPGGHGVRIDSHIYAGYSIPPNYDSMIAKVIVSGQTRLEAITRMKRALSEFVIEGIKTTIPFHIKLMDDPQFQEGNFTTAFMNTFDLSDIKEYEII
- the accB gene encoding acetyl-CoA carboxylase biotin carboxyl carrier protein — encoded protein: MKISEIRNLLDFIAKAGLDEVELETDDIKLKIKKNSSPEVHQSIIHSPGVPSMPSDATGLVAIPSQPTSPSATTPSSTSPSEEEIKESTGSEDKSNYVAIKSPMIGTFYKSPNPESGPFVQVGDRISKGQAVCIIEAMKLFNEIEAEQAGTIVEVLVEDSSPVEFDQPLFLIDPA
- a CDS encoding beta-ketoacyl-ACP synthase III, with the protein product MSTRKAVITGVGGYVPKDVLSNHDIEKMVDTSDEWIVTRTGIKERRILRGKDQGTSVMGTEAAKEVLRKTDTDPAEVELIICATTTPDMIFPATANLIADKIGAINSFGYDLQAACSGFLYALTTATQFIEAGKYQKVLVVGADKMSSIINYEDRATCIIFGDGAGAVMLEATEEPYGVIDSILRSDGSGAQHLHLKAGGSRRPATIETVMAKEHFVYQEGGAVFKYAVKHMANVAATIMERNQLSSENVAWLVPHQANKRIIDATANRMGLDQERVMYTIHKYGNTTSATIPLNLWEYESQLKQGDNLVLAAFGGGFTWGATYLKWGYNGS
- a CDS encoding IS630 family transposase is translated as MTAEFIARLEIILRLYVLPYDEQYPVICFDERPCFLIGDTVEGLDMQAGQVAKENYAYSKHGSCCVLAAIEPLTGQRFAHIRVKRRKQEFALFMQELVQHYPKAKRLRIVLDNLNTHGYHSFYEVFDAETAALLTQKVEFIFTPKNASWLNMIEIEFSVLSRQCLNRRIPCIKKLEKQVLTFFKERSGKGIKINWQFTQEQARQKLNRRYSEVNASNTKYK
- a CDS encoding helix-turn-helix domain-containing protein, whose protein sequence is MSKGSLKVRKQKRALALLELDKHKTYQEVSQLVEVSYVTLSGWAKKYKAGGLTFLDDQPRSGRPVGLSGEDRAKITALACSTPPEGYARWSLRLLADKAVELEIVEAISFKQVGILLKKMSYNPTGKDSGVLEE
- the efp gene encoding elongation factor P translates to MATTADFRNGLCIEYNNDLYTIVEFQHVKPGKGPAFVRTKLKSIRTGKVLENTFNSGVKVTTARIERRPHQFIYKDDMGYHFMDSNTFEQIVIQEELIDAPEFISDGQEVDVIVHDETETILGCELPPFVELTITYTEPGVKGDTATNATKPAELETGATIQVPLFINQDEKIKVDTRTKSYSERVK